Part of the Salinigranum rubrum genome is shown below.
GCTGGTCCTCACGGAGAACTGGAAGCCCGCGGGCGTCGGTGGGCGGTCGAGTCGAGGGTGGGGCGTCCGCATCGACTCGCCCGCGCTCGCGTCCGACCTCGCCGCGCTCTTCGCCTCGGATATCGCGGGGAGAGACGTCACCTCGTGGACCCGCTTCCGCCGGGGGCGGGCGTTCACCGAGAGCGACCCGCTCTCCGAACAGACCTTCGAAACCCGTCACGAATCCGCCCGCGTTCGCGTCGATTCGCTCCGACTGCTGACCGCCCCCGGCAACGCCGAGCGCGAAGTCGTGAGGGTCATCGACGACTCGGAGGAGCGCCTCGATGTCGTGCAGGTCTCCGTCGAACGCGACCACTCCTTCACTCGTGCCGCGTTCGACGCCGCCCGTCGAGGCGTCGAGGTCCGCATTCTCCTCTCCGGAGCGTGGTACGTCCGCGAGGAGAACGAGGCGACGGTCGAGTGGCTGAACCGCCGGGCCGAGCGGGAGGACCTGCCGCTCACCGCGAAACTCGCCGCGCCCGGAGAGCGATTCGAGAAGATACACGCGAAAGGTGTCGTCGCCGACGACACCGTGCTGGTGGGGAGTCTGAACTGGAACTCACATTCGAGTCGAGAGAACCGCGAGGTGGTCGTCGCGCTGGAGGGCGAGGCCGTGTCGAACTACTATCGTGAGGTGTTCGCGGCGGACTGGAAGGGCGGTCGGGGGCCGGTGGGTTGGTGTGGGTTGCTGTCGTCGCGGGGGTGGCGGGGGTCGTGTTGGCGTGGCGAAGACTGCGGTTCGATACGTACGGGTGACGCACTCGGTGCGAGCGCGAGCGTATCCCGGAGCCAGTCACTCGTCGGACGTCACGTCCTCCGGCGGGTTAGGGACGCGCTCTCCCTCCATGACGTTGTACGTGACCGTGACAGAGAGGACGCGGCCCACGGGAACGTACGTGACGGGCGTATTGCCCCCCGGTCGGACCACTTCCTCGCGACCACCCAGTGATCGATCTCGGCGTCGTACCAGACGTGGTCGTCTCCGAGTTCCAGCGTCGTTGGTTCCCCGCCCGGCCCCTCGTAGACGAGTTCTCCCGTCGACATAACGATGTACGTTAGCACGGAACACACATAAGCGTATCTCGGACGTCCCCTCTCTCCGACTATCGTGTCGGACGGAACGCTGGTCGACAGGTGAACCGTACCGAATCGGAGTCGAGGCCGAGGGCCGGAGCTCAGGAATCAGTCGTCCAGCACGGCCGTCGAGGAGAGGTCGTCGTCGATGGCGGCGTCGGCCATCTTCTCTACGAGCGACTCGATGACCTCCCGGCGCATCCCCTTGACGAACTTGATGGAGCCGACGACGAGGTGCCCGCCGCCGGACACGCCACCGCCGACGACTTCCTCGTTGAGTTCGGCGACCATCTGCGGGATGTCGAGTCGAACGCCATCGGACCGCAACACGGCGAAGTCCGGGCCGTAGCCGATGGTGATGACCGGGTCGCCCGTCTCCTGAACCTTCCGGTCGTGGAGCTGTCCCGTCGTCTTCCCGGGCGCGGGGTAGGTAAAGCGGTGGGCGAAGCGGTCGAGGTCGATGCGGTACAGGTGAGCGTCGTTGTCGAGCCGTTCGTGTTCGACGTGCGGTTCGGCGGCGTCGAGTTGGCGTTCCACGTCGCGCTCGGCGCGCTCGGAGAGGAACGACACCAGTTCCTCGTGGCGTTCGTCGTCGTCACAGCCGACGTCGAGCACGTCGTTGACGAGCGACTGTCCGTCCGAGTAGCGGAGCCAGTGGGCGGCGTAGTCGAGCGCCTCGCCGATGGCTTCGAGTTTCTCCCGCGGGTAGCCCTCCTGCTCGGCGAGGTCGATGTAGTCGTTCATCACTTCGGCCTTCGAGCGGTCCGACAGCCCCGCGACGGCGGGAACGTGGCGGAGTTCCTCGGTCACAGAGGGGTCGATCATCCGCGCGAGTTCGACGCACATCATCCCCGTCGTAATGCGGTAGTCCTCGCCGTGGAGGTAGGGGTTGACGTGCGCGTCGAGCAGCGGGTCGACGGCCTCGGGGTCGGGGTGGTGGTGGTCGACGACGGCGATGGGGACGTCGTAGTGTGCGAGGTTCCGGTAGGCGGGGACGTCCTCCTCGGTGGAGCCGTTGTCGAGCATCAGGAGGAGGGGGAGCTTCTGGCCGTGCCGGGAGCGCCCTTCGAGCGCGAAGTTGAGGTCGCGCGTGACGTCCTCCATCTCGTAGAAGGGGGCCTTCGAGGGGAGGCGCTTGCAGAGGTGCCGCGAGGCGTCGTCGTCGTCGTGGGTCCGCTCGATGAACCGCTCGAGCGCCAACTGGACCGGGAGCGCCGCGCACATCCCGTCGCCGTCGGCGTGGTGGCGGACGCGGATCGGCCGGCCTTCGAGTACGGTCCGTCGGAGCAGGCGGGCGACCTCTTTTAAGTCCTCGTGGATGGCCTCGAACGCGGGCCACTCGACGAACGTGTCGACCGCGTGTGGAGCGGCGCGCTCGGTCAGCGCCGACTCGATGCGGTCGCGGGCCTCCGACGCGGCCTCGCCGTCGAGACGGGTGACGTCGTCGACTTCGACCTGCGCGGCGCCGTCGTGCTCCTCGACGGTGCCTACGACGCGCACGACGTCGTCGAGTTCGACATCGGGGTAGGCGCGGACGCCGGCCTCGGCGAACGCGGCGCAGGCGACGATGCCCGAGTGGTCGACGATTCGGAACACGGTGGGGCCGCCGGTCTGTTTGATCTGTGAGACGGTGCCCTCGATGGTCACCTCGGCCCCGGTCTCGATGTCGGCGATGCCGGTGATGGTCGGGACGTGGTCGACGGTCTCCGTGCGGTAGCTGTCGACCCCGGCGGTGGCGAAGGAGACGTCGCCGTTGTCGCGAATCTCGTCGAGACGGACGACGAGGCGGTCGCCGACGCTGTACGAGGTGTCGAGGTTCGACTCGTGGATGAGCCCGGAGACGACGTCGGAGACGTCGACGAACACGCCGTAGTCGACGACGCCGTTGACGACCGCGTGGTAGTAGTTGCCCTCTTCTACCTCGTCGAGCGTACAGTTCGGAGCGAGATCGTAGACCGTCGGCCGCGAGTCCGAACTCGGACCCGCGTCCGCGCCGGAATCCCCGGCGTCCTCAGTAGTCATACGTCAAAGTGGCGGTCGGCCAGTGATAAGCGTTTCATGATGTGTTCGGCCCCGTTTTGGCCCCCTCTCTCCGCGAAATCGACTGCCAACTCCGGGGTACCGGAACGCTTAGATGCGGACGCACCCGAGGGTGGCGTATGCCTCTGTTCCGGTCGAGCGAGGTCGTCGGAATCGCGGCCGACGCGCTCCGGTTCGCGCTCGAAGCCTCCCGTGAGACCCACCCCAACGAGTACATGGGTTTTCTCCGCGGCGAGGCCGCGCGCGCGCTCGACCTCGACCGCGACGGGACGGTCATCACCGACGTGCTCGTCATCCCCGGAACGACATCGAACGAGGTGAGCGCGACGGTCCGATCCGAACTCGTGCCGAACGACTTCTCCGCCGTCGGTTCGGTCCACTCTCATCCCAACGGCGTCCTTCGACCCAGCGACGCCGACCTCGCGACGTTCGGATCGGGGGCCGTCCACCTCATCCTCGGCGCGCCGTACCAACCGGACGACTGGCGCGCGTTCGACTCCCAGGGGAAGCCGACGCGCCTGCCGGTCCTGAAGGTCGACCTCCCGGACCCGGGCGACTTCTTCGACTTCACCGAGGAGGACCTCCTGTGACCGAGCGACGAGTGGTCGCACAGGGGACGTTCGACCTGCTCCATCCCGGACACCTCCACTACCTCGAAGAGGCCCGGGCGATGGGCGACGAACTCCACGTCATCGTCGCCCGCCGCGGGAACGTCACCCACAAGGCCCCGCCCGTCCTCGACGACCGCCAGCGCCGCGACATGGTCGCCGCCCTGGCCGTCGTCGACCACGCCCGCCTCGGCCACCCGGACGACATCTTCGTTCCGATCCGCGAAATCGACCCCGCGGTCATCGTCCTCGGTCACGACCAGCACCACGACGAGGAGGCGCTCGGTGACGCGCTCGCCGCGCGCGGCCTCGATTGCGAGGTGGCCCGCGCCTCCGCGCGCGAACCCGTCTACGAGGATGAACTCCTCTCGACGGGCCGCATCATCGACCGGATCCTCTCAGAGCGCGGCGACTGAACCCGGCCCGCTCACGACTCGTTCGAGCCAGTCAGCGAACCGAGAACCGAGACGAGAGCGGAGCGTTCAGCGGGTCCGGAGCGTGTCTGTCGGTCGACAGCGCAAAACAGTGGTGGTGGGCGAGGCTGCCGCGTCGGTCCTCAGTTACTCGGCGTCGCCGTGGCCGTCCCGGTCGCGGTCGGCGCGGACGTCGGGGTGGCGGTCGACGTGCCGCTCGGGGTGGCAGTCGACGTGCCGGTGGTGGTCGACGTGCCGCTCGGCGTGGCCGTTGCCGTCGCCGTCGAGTTGCCGCTCGGCGTGGCGGTCGGGGTCGGGGTGGACTGCTGTTCTTCGAGGAACTGCTGGTACTCCTCCTGAGAGACGACCTTGACGGTGAAGTACATCTGCGAGTGAGCGACGCCGCAGTACTCCGTGCAGTAGCCCTGGTAGGTTCCTTCCTCGTAGGCGACGGTCTTGATGGTGTTCGTCGCGCCGGGCATCGCGTCCTGCTTCAACCCGAGTTCGGGGACGGCGAAGCCGTGTATCACGTCGGTCGAGGTTATCTCGAAGTAGACGTCGGTGTCCTTCGGGATGACGATCTGGGGGCCTCCCTCGGCGCTGGGAGCGCTGATGTTACCTTCCTCGGGGTAGCGCATGTTCCAGCCCCACTGGTACGCCTCGGCCTCGACGACGACGTCGTCCTGACCGGGACCCTGGTCCATCGACGGCATGTAGGTGACGTTCGGGTTCGCGAGCACGCCGTAGGAGGCGACGCCGACGAACAGGAGGACGGCGGCGGTCGCGACCGTCCACGTGATCTCGAGGCGGCGGTTCTCCTTCGTCGGCTTCGCGTCGTCGCTGCGCCGGAACCGGATCACCGTGTAGATGAGGATGGCCTCGGTGATGACGGTGATGGGAATGGCAACGTACAGCAGCTTTCCGTTGAGCTCGTTTATCAGGCCCGACGTCGCGGACGCCTGTGCGGCGACGGGGTCAGCGGCCAGTGCGAGGACGACCGCAGAGAGGAGTGTGACGAGCCCGAGTCGCGTCCGTCTCATTGCTAAGCGGGGCTTGGGAACTGTTACGTAAATACCTACTGACTCGGCCGTCACCGGCGCGTCGTCCGGGGGTTCGGGGCCCGTCGGTGGGCCACGATGTGCGGTTCCGAACACGTGCGAGCGGCGACCGAAGCGGGGTGTCTAAGTAGGACGGCTCCCAAGCCACGATAGATATGTCGCGCGACGTACGCGAGTCGCGGGCGTGGGAAGGAAGCCGAGGACGGTTCCCCGGCCTCCTCGCGGCCGCGGCCATGGCGGTCTACCTCCTGTTGCTCGTCGGTGCGACGACCGCGCTGACGGACGCGGCGTCGGCGTGTGCGGCGTGGCCGGCGTGCGGCGACGGCCTCGCTCTCCCCTCGACGACGGACGGCTACGTCGCGCTCGGTCACCGGATCGCGGCGGTGTTCGTCGGCCTCCTCGTCGCCGCAGTGCTCGTCGCGGCTTGGTGGGGCGGCGAGTCGCGACGGGTTCGCGCGGCGACGACCGTCTCGGCCCTCCTCTACCCGCTGCAGGCCGGACTGGGCGCGCTCGTCGCGACCACCGCCGGTGAACTCCTCCGGGCGGCCCACCTCGTCGTCGGGATGGGCATCTTCGCCGGCCTCGTCGTCGCACTGGCGTGGACGCTCGAAACGCGGACCGGATCGAACGACGCGCCGACGACCGGAACCGGCGACGTCGAACCGAACCGTCCCGAGGAACCGGTCGACGGCGGACGCGACCGACCGTCGGTTCCGGACGCGCCGCTCGCGCGGGTGAAGACGGTCGCATCCGCGTACTTCCGGCTGACGAAGCCTCGGTTGATGTGGTTGCTCTGTCTCGTCGCTAGCGCCGCGATGGCGCTCGCCGGCTCGGTCCACCCGGGGCTCACCCCGGAGGTGATGCTCGCGACGCTCGGGGGCGGCGTCCTCTCTATCGGCTCGGCGGGCACGCTGAACCACGTCTTCGAACGTGACATCGACCGGAAGATGCAACGCACCTCCGACAGACCGCTGGCGACCGACGTCGTTCCCGTTCGGAACGCGCTCGCGTTCGCGGCCGCCCTCGGAGTCGCCTCGGTCGCGCTGTTCGCCTCCGTCAATCTCCTGGCTGCGGTCTTGGGCCTCGGGGCCATCGCCTTCTACTCGGTCGTCTACACCCTCTTGCTGAAGCCGAACACCGTCCAGAACACCGTCATCGGCGGCGCGGCGGGTGCGCTCCCCGCGCTCATCGGCTGGGTCGCCGTCACGGGGTCGGTCGGCTGGGGTGGGCTCCTCCTCGCGACGGTCATCTTCCTCTGGACGCCCGCACACTTCTACAACCTCGCCCTCGCGTACAAGGACGACTACGAGCGCGGCGGCTTCCCGATGATGCCGGTCGTTCGCGGGGAGACGGTGACGCGAAAACACATCCTCTGGTACCTCGGCGCGACGCTCGTCGCCGCCGGGGCGCTGGGGACGATGACCGCCCTCGGCTCCGTCTACGTCCTCACGAGCGTCCTCTTCGGCGGGGTGTTCCTCTGGGCGGTCGTCCGCCTCCACTACGAACAGAGCGAGGGGGCGGCGTTCCGCGCGTTCCACGCCTCGAACGCCTACCTCGGGGCGCTGCTGCTGGCCATCGTCGTCGACACGCTCGTCCTCTGAGGCTCCGCTCGAACCGCATCCACATGTCAACCGTCACCCGCCTCGACTGGCGTCCCACGAAGACCGACCTGCTCGTCGGTGCCGTCGTCGTCAACGCCGAGGTTCTCGCGGTCCTCCTCTACCTCGCCGCTCAGCCGGTCACCGTCGATTCGTGGCGGTTCATCGTCTACGCGTTTCTCTGGATCAACGCGGGGCTGTACGCCGTCGCGAAGACGCGGCCCGCCGACGCGAGCAGATCAACGAAGCGCGTCGCGATGCTCGTCGCCGGCGGCTACTTCCTCGTGCTCGCCGTCGCCGGTGGCGTCGTCGGACCGAGCCACACCAGCCCGCTCGCCTCGCTCCTCACCGACGGACACCTCCACAGTCACGGCTCGGCGTCGTCGTCGTTCGACCTCCGACTGCTCCCCCCGGGATGGGGGCCGGCGCTCGTCTACCAGGGGTCGTGGCTCATGGTCATCCTCATGCCGTACAAGGTGATCGGCTACCTCTCGCTCGCGTATCTCGTCTACGCAACCGTCATCGACGCCGCCGGGACCGCGCTCTCGGGGTCGCTCGGTCTGCTCTCGTGCGTCTCGTGTACCTGGCCCGTCGTCGGCTCGCTCGTCACTACCCTGTTCGGGTCGGGTTCTGTCGTCGTCGCCGCGGCGACCACCTGGCCTTACGACATCTCGACGGCGGCGTTCCTCGCGACAGTCGCGCTGTTGACGTGGCGTCCCCTGGCACGGTGACCAGTGTCCTCCCCGCCGACAGAGACGCCCCTCCCGGCGGAAGTGCGTCGACGGCGCTGCACCGGAGCACCGTTAAATCCTACACGAGCGACACGACTCGGTATGGGTTCCGTAGTCACTTCGGAGACGACCGAATCGGTATCGAACGCCTGGCTGAGCGCTGGCATCGCCGGTATCGCGGGCACCGTGGTGTTCGGCGCGGTACAGATGCTGATGGGCGCGACGGGCGTCATCGCAGTCGCGATTCCCGCGCTCTACGGTATCTCGGGCCCGAACCTCGCGGTCGGCTGGGCGATTCACCTCTTCCACGGGGCCGTCCTGGGCCTCGGGTTCGCCCTGCTCGCGACCCGTTCGCCGACCCGGTCGTACGCCGAAGGCGTCGGTTCGAGTGCGGTTCTCGGCCTCGTCTACGGCCTGATCCTCACCATCCCGACTGCGGGTATCGCCATGCCGCTGTGGCTCTCGGCCGTCGGATTCCCGAACGCCCCGCCCCTGCCGAACCTCTCGCTGATGGCCTTCGTGGGTCACGGGGTCTACGGGCTAGTCCTCGGCGCGACGTATCCGGTGCTGCGCAGACTCCTCTGAGTCGGGCCCGGGCCGGTCCCGGACCGCTTTTGTTCTCGCCACCGAACTCCCGTACATGACCGCCGTCGAAATCGAGTACTGCGTCCCCTGTGGCTTCCTCGACCGCGCACAGGACATCCAGCGCGCGCTCCTCCAGCAGTTCGGTGAGCGACTCGACAGGGTCGCGCTCGTCACCGGCGACCACGGCGTCCTCCAGGTTCGCGTCGACGGCGACGTCGTGTGGGACAAGGCCGACGACCCCTACGACGTCGACGAGATAACTCGACGTCTCCGCGAGTACGTCTGAGCCGACGACGCAGACGAGATGCTCCCTCGACCAGGCCGAACACGAGACGAGAACGAGGAGACGACGAGAGAAGATGAGATGAGATGAAGTCGGCCGAACACGCGACCATCGGCGCGCTCGTCGGCGTTGTCGCCGTCGCCCTGCTCTTCGGTGGCGAGTCGCTTCCGGCGCAGGCCGCCCTCTGGGTCGCGGGCGTGTTCCTCTCCGTGTTCGTCGACCTCGACCACTTCCTCATCGCGCGCGTCATGCGCGGGGACTGGTCGAACCTCCGCCGGGCGGTCACGAACCCACGGGTGGGACTTGTCGACCAGGAACGGGTGTTCGCCGACGTCGACGAACCGCGCCTCCGACAGTACCGTCTCCTCTCGCATCTGGTCGTCGGGGCGTGCTCGTCGCACTCTCTTTCTGGGTCGACGGACGAGTGGCTTTCCTCGTCGCCGTGCTCCTCTACGTCCACGTGGTCGCGGACCTCGTCCGCGACGCCGAGTTGGCGTGAGCGTCGTTGGCTAACAGCCGGGACAGTTCCCTTCGTGCGGCGTCGCCCCGGACAACCGCTGCCCGCCGCACGTCCGTAGTCAGGTCACCGTTCGGGGCAGGGTGGCCGCGGCTTCGGATAAGAGGGTTCGGTGACCAGGTGACGTTTGCGGCCGGGTTCTGTGGTCCGGTGTCGATAACGGGAGAGATACTCACCCACCGAAGCGACTGCGTCGCTTCGAGCCTTCACTCGTTTCTCTCGTGAAGACCTCGCGTGCAGTCGCGGCCGGAGCCGCGACCGTCGCGCCCCCGCACGACGGCCGCGCAGACGTTTCGAGCGTACCGACTCAGTGTCCCCAGCGCCGCTTCGATTCGGGGTCCTCGTACCGGGCGTTTTCGATTCGCTCGAACTGAGTCGTCGAAAGCGAGATGTCGCACGCGCCGACGTTCTCGTCCAGTTGGTCGACGGTCCGCGCGCCCACAATCGGGACGCAGGTGAACGCCTCCTGTTCCATGAGCCACCGGAGTGCGACCTGGGCAGGGGTCGCATCGAGGTCGTCAGCGACCTCTCGAATCGCGTCGAGGACGTGCCAGCCGCGCTCGGAGAGGTAGTAGTCCGAGAACGACTCGTAAATCGTGGCCCGCGAGCCGTCGGGCGCCTCCACCTTCGTGGGGTCGTCGGGGTCCGCGCGCTCGTACTTCCCCGTCAGGAACCCGCCGGCGAGCGGCGAGTACGGGCAGACGGCGAGGTCCTGGTCGGCGCAGACGTCGAGGTAGTCCGCGACGTCGTCGCGGTAGGCCGCGTGAAACAGCGGTTGGGTGACCTCGAAGCGCTCCCAGTCGTGCTGGGTGCTCCTCCCGAGGGCTTTCATCAGCTTCCAGCCGGCCATCGTCGACGCGCCGAGGTAGTTCACCTTCCCCTCGTCGACGAGGCGCGTCAGGGTGGCGAGCGTCTCGTCGATTGGCGTCTCGTCGTCCCAGCGGTGGATGTAGTAGACGTCGAGGTAGTCGGTGCCGAGCCGTTCCAGCGTCCCCTCGATCTGTCGTCGGATGTGCGTCCGCGACAGCCCCGAGCCGTTGGGGTTCGACCCGTCGAAGCCGAAGTACACCTTCGACGCGAGGACGTACTGCTCGCGGTCGCGGCCGGCGAGCCAGTCGCCGATCCACGTTTCGCTCGTTCCGTTGGGGTCGCCGTAGACGTTCGCGGTGTCGATGAACGTCCCGCCGTGTTCGGCGAACCGGTCGAGGAGTTCGTGTGCCTCGTCGCGCGTCGTCTCCGGGCCGTCGGGCGAGTCGCGGCCGAACCGCCACGTCCCGAAGCAGAGCTCCGACACCTTCGTGCCAGTAGAGCCGAGCCGTCTGTAGTCCATGCTCATACGTGTCGGTTGTCCGAGAGTCCACAAAACCCTCGGGGTTGCGGCTGTCACGGCCGGAGTGGCAGACTGCCCCGACCCACGCGCTTATCGGGCTTCCCGCTCGCACCCCGGTATGCACCACGCCGCCTGTCTCGGCCTCGGCGACCTCGGCCGTCTCGAAGCACGTGTCCTCGATTCGCTCGACGGAGTTCGCCTCGTCGGCGGAGCCGACCCCTCCCCCGACGCTCGCGACCGGTTCGAGAGCGAACTTCACCGCCCCGCGTACGAGACGCTCGACGACCTGCTCACGTCCGAGGACGTCGACCTCGTCACCATCGTCACGCCGCACACCCTCCACTACGACCAGGCCCGCGAGTGTCTCTCCCGCGACGTCCACGTCCACATCGAGAAGCCGATGGTGACGGAGCGCTCTCACGCGGACGACCTCATCGCGCGGGCCGACGCGCACGGCCTCGTCCTCGCGGTCGGTTACCAGCGCCACTTCGACCCGCGCTTCCGGGAGATTCGACGCCTCGTCGACGACGGACGCATCGGGCGACCGCACATGGTCGTCGGCCACCTCGAACAGGAGTGGATTCGCTGGACGCAACACCAGTGGCGGTCGACCCCCGACCTGTCCGGCGGGGGCCAACTGTACGACTCGGGGTCGCACCTGCTCGACGTCCTCTGCTGGACGCTTCGGGCGGAACCCACCACGGTCACGGCGACGGTCGACCGCCGCGGGCACGACGTCGACGTCAACAGCGCGCTCACGATGACCCTCGAACGCCGCGAGTCGGCCGTCCGGACGCGGCAGCCGAACCCGGCCTCCATCACCGCGAGCGTCGGCGTCTCCGGCGACGGCACCTCCGTCCCCGACCCCGGCGAATCGCTGCGCATCTGGGGAACCGATGGGACGATTTCGTTCGACGGCGACACCATCACCGTGCGCGAGGCGGGGATGACCTACGAGACCACTCCGTCCGTCCCCGATTTCGAGGAACTCACCCGCCGCAAACTCGGGAACGTCGTCGACGCCATCGACGGCGAGGCCGAACTGGAGATTCCGGCGACCGACGGCCGACGCGTCGTCGCCCTCACCGAGGCGGCCTACGAGGCGGCC
Proteins encoded:
- a CDS encoding heme o synthase, whose translation is MSRDVRESRAWEGSRGRFPGLLAAAAMAVYLLLLVGATTALTDAASACAAWPACGDGLALPSTTDGYVALGHRIAAVFVGLLVAAVLVAAWWGGESRRVRAATTVSALLYPLQAGLGALVATTAGELLRAAHLVVGMGIFAGLVVALAWTLETRTGSNDAPTTGTGDVEPNRPEEPVDGGRDRPSVPDAPLARVKTVASAYFRLTKPRLMWLLCLVASAAMALAGSVHPGLTPEVMLATLGGGVLSIGSAGTLNHVFERDIDRKMQRTSDRPLATDVVPVRNALAFAAALGVASVALFASVNLLAAVLGLGAIAFYSVVYTLLLKPNTVQNTVIGGAAGALPALIGWVAVTGSVGWGGLLLATVIFLWTPAHFYNLALAYKDDYERGGFPMMPVVRGETVTRKHILWYLGATLVAAGALGTMTALGSVYVLTSVLFGGVFLWAVVRLHYEQSEGAAFRAFHASNAYLGALLLAIVVDTLVL
- a CDS encoding DUF7546 family protein, with product MSTVTRLDWRPTKTDLLVGAVVVNAEVLAVLLYLAAQPVTVDSWRFIVYAFLWINAGLYAVAKTRPADASRSTKRVAMLVAGGYFLVLAVAGGVVGPSHTSPLASLLTDGHLHSHGSASSSFDLRLLPPGWGPALVYQGSWLMVILMPYKVIGYLSLAYLVYATVIDAAGTALSGSLGLLSCVSCTWPVVGSLVTTLFGSGSVVVAAATTWPYDISTAAFLATVALLTWRPLAR
- a CDS encoding DHH family phosphoesterase, with the translated sequence MTTEDAGDSGADAGPSSDSRPTVYDLAPNCTLDEVEEGNYYHAVVNGVVDYGVFVDVSDVVSGLIHESNLDTSYSVGDRLVVRLDEIRDNGDVSFATAGVDSYRTETVDHVPTITGIADIETGAEVTIEGTVSQIKQTGGPTVFRIVDHSGIVACAAFAEAGVRAYPDVELDDVVRVVGTVEEHDGAAQVEVDDVTRLDGEAASEARDRIESALTERAAPHAVDTFVEWPAFEAIHEDLKEVARLLRRTVLEGRPIRVRHHADGDGMCAALPVQLALERFIERTHDDDDASRHLCKRLPSKAPFYEMEDVTRDLNFALEGRSRHGQKLPLLLMLDNGSTEEDVPAYRNLAHYDVPIAVVDHHHPDPEAVDPLLDAHVNPYLHGEDYRITTGMMCVELARMIDPSVTEELRHVPAVAGLSDRSKAEVMNDYIDLAEQEGYPREKLEAIGEALDYAAHWLRYSDGQSLVNDVLDVGCDDDERHEELVSFLSERAERDVERQLDAAEPHVEHERLDNDAHLYRIDLDRFAHRFTYPAPGKTTGQLHDRKVQETGDPVITIGYGPDFAVLRSDGVRLDIPQMVAELNEEVVGGGVSGGGHLVVGSIKFVKGMRREVIESLVEKMADAAIDDDLSSTAVLDD
- a CDS encoding Gfo/Idh/MocA family protein; amino-acid sequence: MHHAACLGLGDLGRLEARVLDSLDGVRLVGGADPSPDARDRFESELHRPAYETLDDLLTSEDVDLVTIVTPHTLHYDQARECLSRDVHVHIEKPMVTERSHADDLIARADAHGLVLAVGYQRHFDPRFREIRRLVDDGRIGRPHMVVGHLEQEWIRWTQHQWRSTPDLSGGGQLYDSGSHLLDVLCWTLRAEPTTVTATVDRRGHDVDVNSALTMTLERRESAVRTRQPNPASITASVGVSGDGTSVPDPGESLRIWGTDGTISFDGDTITVREAGMTYETTPSVPDFEELTRRKLGNVVDAIDGEAELEIPATDGRRVVALTEAAYEAAERGERVSVPGPEK
- a CDS encoding adenylyltransferase/cytidyltransferase family protein, yielding MTERRVVAQGTFDLLHPGHLHYLEEARAMGDELHVIVARRGNVTHKAPPVLDDRQRRDMVAALAVVDHARLGHPDDIFVPIREIDPAVIVLGHDQHHDEEALGDALAARGLDCEVARASAREPVYEDELLSTGRIIDRILSERGD
- a CDS encoding DUF6789 family protein codes for the protein MGSVVTSETTESVSNAWLSAGIAGIAGTVVFGAVQMLMGATGVIAVAIPALYGISGPNLAVGWAIHLFHGAVLGLGFALLATRSPTRSYAEGVGSSAVLGLVYGLILTIPTAGIAMPLWLSAVGFPNAPPLPNLSLMAFVGHGVYGLVLGATYPVLRRLL
- a CDS encoding Mov34/MPN/PAD-1 family protein, producing MPLFRSSEVVGIAADALRFALEASRETHPNEYMGFLRGEAARALDLDRDGTVITDVLVIPGTTSNEVSATVRSELVPNDFSAVGSVHSHPNGVLRPSDADLATFGSGAVHLILGAPYQPDDWRAFDSQGKPTRLPVLKVDLPDPGDFFDFTEEDLL
- a CDS encoding phospholipase D-like domain-containing protein, with amino-acid sequence MSRSHRSPRSCAVHVALVALVVLSVVAGTSPAVSATGTATGPRIVSVYPNPLADGDVGEFVAVSSSTPQSLTLSDGERAVDVSLPGGTVALSADPTAARALTDHPVVGVPGLELANGGERLVLEREGTVVDTVVYESAPAGERLLLDADGERTEREWRPLGYEPRPVSRYEGAQATAFVLPDSPDVALDTLRAADDRVLLAGYTFTSPRVTRALVNASDRGVHVRVLVDDAPVGGLTTREARMLDRLAHAGVEVRVIGGEAARFSFHHPKYAVVDHTALVLTENWKPAGVGGRSSRGWGVRIDSPALASDLAALFASDIAGRDVTSWTRFRRGRAFTESDPLSEQTFETRHESARVRVDSLRLLTAPGNAEREVVRVIDDSEERLDVVQVSVERDHSFTRAAFDAARRGVEVRILLSGAWYVREENEATVEWLNRRAEREDLPLTAKLAAPGERFEKIHAKGVVADDTVLVGSLNWNSHSSRENREVVVALEGEAVSNYYREVFAADWKGGRGPVGWCGLLSSRGWRGSCWRGEDCGSIRTGDALGASASVSRSQSLVGRHVLRRVRDALSLHDVVRDRDREDAAHGNVRDGRIAPRSDHFLATTQ
- a CDS encoding aldo/keto reductase, which produces MSMDYRRLGSTGTKVSELCFGTWRFGRDSPDGPETTRDEAHELLDRFAEHGGTFIDTANVYGDPNGTSETWIGDWLAGRDREQYVLASKVYFGFDGSNPNGSGLSRTHIRRQIEGTLERLGTDYLDVYYIHRWDDETPIDETLATLTRLVDEGKVNYLGASTMAGWKLMKALGRSTQHDWERFEVTQPLFHAAYRDDVADYLDVCADQDLAVCPYSPLAGGFLTGKYERADPDDPTKVEAPDGSRATIYESFSDYYLSERGWHVLDAIREVADDLDATPAQVALRWLMEQEAFTCVPIVGARTVDQLDENVGACDISLSTTQFERIENARYEDPESKRRWGH
- the coxB gene encoding cytochrome c oxidase subunit II, which produces MRRTRLGLVTLLSAVVLALAADPVAAQASATSGLINELNGKLLYVAIPITVITEAILIYTVIRFRRSDDAKPTKENRRLEITWTVATAAVLLFVGVASYGVLANPNVTYMPSMDQGPGQDDVVVEAEAYQWGWNMRYPEEGNISAPSAEGGPQIVIPKDTDVYFEITSTDVIHGFAVPELGLKQDAMPGATNTIKTVAYEEGTYQGYCTEYCGVAHSQMYFTVKVVSQEEYQQFLEEQQSTPTPTATPSGNSTATATATPSGTSTTTGTSTATPSGTSTATPTSAPTATGTATATPSN
- a CDS encoding SelT/SelW/SelH family protein; amino-acid sequence: MTAVEIEYCVPCGFLDRAQDIQRALLQQFGERLDRVALVTGDHGVLQVRVDGDVVWDKADDPYDVDEITRRLREYV